From a single Actinomyces viscosus genomic region:
- a CDS encoding sensor histidine kinase: MSLSVPASALSIQRNDVLLALTFAVVQPTAVLLASTMVPAGARQWFAATAIPLGVEGLALVLWRSRPLLCQALVWSAEVVTSLVVPVGFIASGYGQVVVSFGIGMRFPPRRTVAVLAALALSSAAVDVWRNPPEQWQSGIVSALVKLALYLLPVLGGAALASSRRYERSRQELLRREHERQLEVTLIQERRRLAGELHDVAAHHLAGIVVQAAALERLIDRDPQSARQTAQQLRSQAKETLSGLRSVVGLLRSDEDGQASAPGLRDLPELVASTRALGVDIELLDGGLLGGEPGEAASVRAPGGTPAEAPADTPALPPQAETALFRVAQQAISNALQHAPGAPITVEVERAAAALELCVLNDPARMPPADPGGGGTGLTVMRERADAVGGSLQAGPVAGGGWRVRLVLPLAQQAQEEDA; encoded by the coding sequence ATGAGCCTGTCCGTTCCCGCCAGCGCGCTCTCGATCCAGCGCAACGATGTGCTGCTGGCTCTTACCTTCGCAGTGGTCCAGCCGACGGCTGTGCTTCTCGCGAGCACCATGGTGCCCGCCGGTGCTCGACAGTGGTTCGCCGCGACAGCGATCCCGCTCGGGGTCGAGGGGCTGGCCCTCGTGCTGTGGCGCAGTCGCCCGCTGCTCTGCCAGGCACTGGTGTGGTCGGCGGAGGTCGTGACATCACTGGTTGTTCCGGTGGGATTCATCGCCAGCGGGTACGGCCAGGTCGTGGTGTCCTTCGGTATCGGGATGCGATTTCCCCCACGTCGAACCGTGGCCGTGCTGGCGGCCCTGGCGCTGAGCAGCGCAGCGGTTGACGTGTGGCGCAACCCGCCGGAGCAGTGGCAAAGCGGCATTGTGAGTGCGTTGGTGAAGCTGGCGCTCTACCTGCTGCCGGTGCTGGGCGGCGCAGCACTGGCCAGCAGCCGCAGGTACGAGCGCTCCCGCCAGGAGCTTCTTAGACGCGAGCACGAACGGCAGCTGGAGGTGACCCTCATCCAGGAGCGCCGCCGCCTGGCCGGAGAGCTGCACGACGTCGCCGCCCACCACCTGGCCGGGATCGTCGTGCAGGCGGCTGCGCTCGAGAGGCTGATCGACCGCGACCCGCAGTCGGCCAGGCAGACCGCCCAGCAGCTGCGTAGCCAGGCCAAGGAGACCCTCTCCGGGCTCCGCTCCGTGGTGGGCTTGCTGCGCAGCGACGAGGACGGCCAGGCCTCCGCGCCCGGGCTGCGCGACCTGCCCGAGCTGGTGGCCTCCACCCGCGCGCTCGGTGTCGACATCGAGCTGCTCGACGGCGGCCTGCTGGGCGGCGAGCCCGGTGAAGCGGCCTCCGTCAGAGCCCCTGGCGGCACGCCCGCTGAGGCACCCGCCGATACGCCAGCCCTGCCACCGCAGGCTGAAACGGCCCTCTTCCGGGTCGCGCAGCAGGCCATCAGCAACGCCCTGCAGCACGCTCCGGGCGCCCCGATCACGGTGGAGGTTGAGCGCGCGGCGGCCGCCCTTGAGCTGTGTGTCCTCAACGACCCGGCGCGCATGCCTCCGGCCGACCCCGGTGGCGGCGGCACCGGCCTGACGGTCATGCGGGAGCGGGCGGACGCCGTCGGCGGCTCTCTCCAGGCCGGCCCGGTGGCCGGCGGCGGCTGGCGGGTACGGTTGGTCCTGCCGTTGGCCCAGCAGGCTCAGGAGGAGGACGCGTGA
- a CDS encoding response regulator produces the protein MIRVVLVDDQAVVRAGFRILLEEHDDITVVGEASGGREAVRVVRAARPDVVCMDLRMTEGDGLTATRQIVAEREDATPAVLVVTTFDLDADVFGALEAGADGFILKDCEPEELVDAVRRLAAGFGLIDRGVTRRVIAEFARRPARAGNGEGLAVLTGREREVVQLLAGGMSNAEIAAALFVETSTVKSHLTRILPKIGARDRVQAVVWAYRNGLV, from the coding sequence GTGATCAGGGTGGTGCTCGTGGACGACCAGGCGGTGGTCCGCGCCGGCTTCCGCATCCTGCTGGAGGAGCACGACGACATCACGGTGGTGGGTGAGGCCTCCGGCGGCAGGGAGGCGGTCCGCGTGGTGCGGGCGGCCCGCCCCGACGTCGTGTGCATGGACCTGCGGATGACCGAGGGTGACGGGTTGACGGCCACGCGCCAGATCGTCGCCGAGCGTGAGGACGCCACCCCGGCGGTGCTGGTGGTCACCACCTTCGACCTGGACGCCGACGTCTTCGGAGCCCTGGAGGCCGGGGCCGACGGATTCATCCTCAAGGACTGCGAGCCGGAGGAGCTCGTCGACGCCGTGCGCAGGCTGGCTGCCGGATTCGGGCTGATCGACCGGGGCGTGACCCGGCGGGTCATCGCCGAGTTCGCCCGCCGGCCGGCCCGAGCCGGGAACGGTGAGGGGCTGGCCGTGCTCACGGGGCGCGAGCGCGAGGTGGTCCAGCTCCTGGCCGGCGGTATGTCGAACGCGGAGATCGCCGCCGCGCTCTTCGTCGAGACCAGCACGGTCAAGTCGCACCTGACGAGGATCCTGCCCAAGATCGGTGCGCGCGACCGGGTGCAGGCCGTCGTGTGGGCCTACCGCAACGGACTGGTCTAG
- a CDS encoding alpha/beta hydrolase: MNETTEHAPVGAWGPDFLGPGFEARTLELLPDDEDDGAVATLVRHLPALDPGALPGTPTTPGFVYLYLHGWNDYFFQTHLAREISRLGGAFYALDLRRYGRSWREGQMLGWCTSLADYDEDLGLALSAIRADQGWETEVVLSGHSTGGLVAALWADRHPGALRALILNSAWLSLQGSELVHLVGEPVLRTLALRDPRMSILDGWVDPARAFSITDGWDTERDGELPDPAWADDPYVTGWDINPAWSIKPSAPVRVGWLQAVMEGHNRVAQGLDIRCPVLSMGAATTRLGVTWMPESRHADTIIDADATARRAVMLGKLVTIARFPGGVHDLTLSEPPVREQVFSALRRWMSAYVLR, from the coding sequence GTGAACGAGACGACCGAGCACGCCCCGGTGGGCGCCTGGGGGCCGGACTTCCTGGGCCCGGGATTCGAGGCCCGCACCCTGGAGCTGCTGCCCGACGACGAGGACGACGGCGCCGTCGCCACCCTGGTGCGCCACCTGCCCGCCCTGGACCCGGGCGCCCTGCCGGGCACCCCCACCACCCCCGGCTTCGTCTACCTCTACCTGCACGGCTGGAACGACTACTTCTTCCAGACCCACCTGGCCCGCGAGATCTCCCGCCTGGGCGGGGCCTTCTACGCCCTGGACCTGCGCCGCTACGGCCGCTCCTGGCGCGAGGGCCAGATGCTGGGCTGGTGCACCTCCCTGGCCGACTACGACGAGGACCTGGGCCTGGCCCTGTCCGCCATCCGCGCCGACCAGGGCTGGGAGACCGAGGTCGTGCTGTCCGGCCACTCCACCGGCGGGCTCGTCGCCGCCCTGTGGGCCGACCGCCACCCGGGGGCGCTGCGCGCCCTCATCCTCAACTCCGCCTGGCTCTCGCTCCAGGGCTCCGAGCTCGTGCACCTGGTCGGCGAACCGGTCCTGCGCACCCTGGCGCTGCGCGACCCGCGCATGTCGATCCTCGACGGCTGGGTCGACCCGGCCCGGGCTTTCTCCATCACCGACGGCTGGGATACCGAGCGCGACGGCGAGCTGCCCGACCCGGCCTGGGCCGACGACCCCTACGTGACCGGCTGGGACATCAACCCCGCCTGGTCGATCAAGCCCTCCGCGCCCGTACGCGTCGGCTGGCTGCAGGCCGTCATGGAGGGGCACAACCGGGTCGCCCAGGGCCTGGACATCCGCTGCCCGGTGCTGTCGATGGGCGCGGCCACCACCCGGCTCGGGGTGACGTGGATGCCGGAGTCCAGGCACGCGGACACGATCATCGACGCCGACGCCACCGCCCGCCGCGCCGTCATGCTCGGCAAGCTCGTGACCATCGCCCGGTTCCCCGGCGGGGTCCACGACCTCACCCTGTCCGAGCCGCCCGTGCGCGAGCAGGTCTTCTCCGCTCTGCGGCGCTGGATGTCCGCCTACGTGCTGCGCTGA
- the metX gene encoding homoserine O-acetyltransferase MetX: MSNPTPSHPQTAPSADDTAPAAYGVGTASSKLVDRKAGSPTGAWRPGDEPGRRRFLEIGDLPLESGEVLPDTVLAFETWGQLSPQRDNAVLVLHALTGDSHVTGEAGPGHPTPGWWSDLVGPGRAIDTERYFVVAANILGGCQGSTGPSSTAPDGRPWGSRFPWLTTRDAVEAEARLADALGIEVFHLVIGASLGGHRAIEWAVTHPQRVRNLALVATGASTTADQLAWCHLQELAIVADPFFFDGDYYSHSVGPVRGLGLARALAHTTYRSAAELDERFGRRHQGEEDPAVGGRYQVESYLDYHAGKLLARFDANTYLIVTHSMMVHDVGTGRGGIEAALASVQARTLVVDVDSDRLFLAAQAEELAGGIPGARRETITSLHGHDGFLIEAEQMDAILRDFLAGA; this comes from the coding sequence ATGAGCAATCCCACCCCCTCCCACCCTCAGACCGCCCCGTCCGCCGACGACACCGCACCCGCCGCCTACGGCGTGGGAACGGCCTCCTCCAAGCTCGTCGACCGCAAGGCCGGCTCCCCCACCGGGGCCTGGCGGCCGGGAGACGAGCCGGGACGCCGTCGATTCCTGGAGATCGGGGACCTGCCCCTGGAGTCCGGGGAGGTCCTGCCGGACACGGTCCTGGCCTTCGAGACCTGGGGCCAGCTGAGCCCCCAGCGTGACAACGCGGTCCTCGTGCTGCACGCGCTGACCGGCGACTCCCACGTCACCGGCGAGGCCGGGCCCGGGCACCCGACGCCGGGGTGGTGGTCGGACCTGGTGGGGCCGGGGCGGGCCATCGACACCGAGCGCTACTTCGTCGTGGCGGCCAACATCCTGGGCGGCTGCCAGGGATCGACGGGCCCGTCGTCGACGGCGCCGGACGGGCGGCCCTGGGGGTCCCGCTTCCCGTGGCTGACCACGCGCGACGCCGTCGAGGCCGAGGCCCGGCTGGCCGACGCCCTGGGCATCGAGGTCTTCCACCTGGTCATCGGGGCCTCGCTGGGCGGGCACCGGGCGATCGAGTGGGCGGTCACCCACCCTCAGCGGGTGCGCAACCTGGCGCTGGTGGCCACGGGCGCCTCGACCACCGCCGACCAGCTGGCCTGGTGCCACCTCCAGGAGCTGGCGATCGTGGCCGACCCCTTCTTCTTCGACGGCGACTACTACTCCCACTCGGTGGGGCCGGTGCGGGGGCTGGGGCTGGCGCGGGCGCTGGCGCACACCACCTACCGCAGCGCCGCCGAGCTGGACGAGCGGTTCGGGCGGCGCCACCAGGGCGAGGAGGACCCGGCCGTGGGCGGGCGCTACCAGGTGGAGTCCTACCTGGACTACCACGCCGGCAAGCTGCTGGCGCGCTTCGACGCCAACACCTACCTCATCGTCACCCACTCGATGATGGTGCACGACGTCGGCACCGGACGCGGCGGCATCGAGGCGGCGCTGGCCAGCGTGCAGGCGCGCACGCTCGTGGTGGACGTGGACTCCGACCGCCTCTTCCTGGCGGCCCAGGCCGAGGAGCTGGCCGGCGGCATCCCGGGCGCCCGGCGCGAGACGATCACCTCCCTGCACGGGCACGACGGCTTCCTCATCGAGGCCGAGCAGATGGACGCGATCCTGCGCGACTTCCTGGCCGGCGCCTAG
- a CDS encoding O-acetylhomoserine aminocarboxypropyltransferase/cysteine synthase family protein: protein MTDQHPSAPEQATDRATDGAASRKLAQPPVPSPTNPAGWRFETKQVQAGHDPLAEPTHARAIPIYQTTSYVFESAEQAAARFALTDLGPIYSRLTNPTNDIVEQRIAALEGGVGALLTASGQAAETLTFLTLGRAGDNIVASPSLYGGTTNLLTHTLPRLGFETRFVDDPGDPAAWAALADERTIAFYGETIPNPRGDILDIEAVAATAHELGIPLVVDNTVASPFLTRPIEWGADIVVASATKFLGGHGSSVAGVIVDSGGFDFAAQPERFPTFNTPDESYHGLVYARDLGVGSPLGANLAFILKARAEGQRDLGFPLAPHSAFLIAQGIETLSLRMERHVDNALAVATWLEGRDDVAAVRYSGLTSSPYYELHRKYCPRGAGSIVTFDLAGGREAGAAFIDALGLFSNLANIGDVRSLAVHPATTTHSQLDDAGLAAAGISAGTVRLSVGIEHIDDILADLERGLAAARAVGATGAAGA, encoded by the coding sequence ATGACCGACCAGCACCCCTCCGCCCCCGAGCAGGCCACCGACCGGGCCACTGACGGGGCCGCCTCCCGGAAACTGGCCCAGCCCCCGGTCCCCTCCCCCACCAATCCGGCGGGGTGGCGCTTCGAGACCAAGCAGGTCCAGGCCGGGCACGACCCGCTGGCCGAGCCGACCCACGCGCGAGCCATCCCGATCTACCAGACCACCTCCTACGTCTTCGAGTCGGCCGAGCAGGCGGCCGCCCGCTTCGCCCTGACGGATCTGGGTCCCATCTACTCGCGCCTGACCAACCCCACCAACGACATCGTCGAGCAGCGGATCGCGGCCCTGGAGGGCGGCGTCGGGGCGCTGCTGACGGCGTCGGGCCAGGCGGCCGAGACCCTCACCTTCCTGACGCTGGGGCGGGCCGGCGACAACATCGTGGCCTCCCCCTCGCTGTACGGCGGCACCACGAACCTGCTCACCCACACCCTGCCGCGGCTGGGCTTCGAGACCCGGTTCGTGGACGACCCGGGCGACCCGGCGGCCTGGGCGGCGCTGGCCGACGAGCGCACCATCGCCTTCTACGGGGAGACCATCCCCAACCCGCGCGGCGACATCCTCGACATCGAGGCGGTCGCGGCCACCGCCCACGAGCTGGGCATCCCGCTGGTCGTGGACAACACGGTGGCCTCGCCGTTCCTGACCCGCCCCATCGAGTGGGGCGCGGACATCGTGGTGGCCTCGGCGACGAAGTTCCTGGGCGGGCACGGCTCCAGTGTGGCCGGGGTGATCGTGGACTCCGGCGGCTTCGACTTCGCCGCCCAGCCCGAGCGCTTCCCCACCTTCAACACGCCCGACGAGTCCTACCACGGCCTGGTCTACGCCCGGGACCTGGGGGTGGGCAGCCCGTTGGGCGCGAACCTGGCCTTCATCCTCAAGGCGCGTGCCGAGGGCCAGCGCGACCTCGGCTTCCCGCTGGCGCCGCACTCGGCCTTCCTCATCGCCCAGGGCATCGAGACGCTCTCGCTGCGCATGGAGCGCCACGTGGACAACGCCCTGGCGGTGGCCACCTGGCTGGAGGGGCGCGACGACGTCGCCGCCGTGCGCTACTCGGGCCTGACCTCCAGCCCCTACTACGAGCTGCACCGCAAGTACTGCCCGCGCGGGGCCGGATCGATCGTCACCTTCGACCTGGCCGGCGGGCGCGAGGCGGGGGCGGCCTTCATCGACGCGCTCGGGCTGTTCTCCAACCTGGCGAACATCGGCGACGTGCGCTCCCTGGCGGTCCACCCGGCCACCACCACCCACTCCCAGCTCGACGACGCCGGGCTGGCCGCGGCCGGCATCAGCGCCGGGACCGTGCGCCTGAGCGTGGGGATTGAGCACATCGACGACATCCTGGCCGACCTCGAGCGGGGCCTGGCGGCAGCGCGCGCCGTCGGTGCAACCGGGGCAGCCGGAGCCTGA
- a CDS encoding C40 family peptidase translates to MSPIPQRRHGHGVVATAVVALACTLAPSALADPVDQNDIDRSKASERSTSTSIASLEAQLAQQSTTLEQAQVKAQVANEDYLTAVDDLNTATTDAQTAQANADNAASSTAAARSELGSIVVQTYQESGNPLDPLTPYLTSESLADLADADVALARAGENNNAKVQNVEALQSVATSMQAIADQKVKDKESAKTSAETAKSDAETAARDAQSAVSTTQTNRQNLITQLAAQRNTTVELETQYQNQVEAERKAREEAAAQAAAKEASEKAAADLAQRQAEQAAAQPQETAPAPQETAPAPQEQATEPEPAYQAPAQDPATTSQPETSDDEDRAPAPAPAAEPEPAPSYSGNAASIAISTAMSYLGTPYVWAGESASGLDCSGLTMVSYEAAGVYLTHSSRVQYGQGTHVPLDAAQPGDLVFWSSDGSQSGIYHVAIYLGDDTMIEAPTFGMTVRVTSMRYSGVMPYAVRL, encoded by the coding sequence GTGAGCCCGATCCCCCAGAGACGACACGGACACGGTGTCGTCGCCACCGCAGTCGTGGCACTGGCCTGCACCCTGGCGCCGTCGGCGCTCGCCGACCCGGTCGATCAGAACGACATCGACCGATCCAAGGCCTCGGAGCGCTCGACCTCCACCTCCATCGCCTCCCTGGAGGCCCAGCTCGCCCAGCAGAGCACCACCCTGGAGCAGGCCCAGGTCAAGGCGCAGGTGGCCAACGAGGACTACCTGACCGCCGTCGACGACCTCAACACGGCCACCACCGACGCCCAGACCGCCCAGGCCAACGCCGACAACGCCGCCTCCAGCACCGCGGCCGCCCGCTCGGAGCTGGGCTCGATCGTCGTGCAGACCTACCAGGAGAGCGGCAACCCGCTCGACCCGCTCACCCCGTACCTCACCAGCGAGTCGCTGGCCGACCTGGCCGACGCCGACGTCGCCCTGGCCCGCGCCGGCGAGAACAACAACGCCAAGGTCCAGAACGTCGAGGCCCTCCAGTCGGTGGCCACGAGCATGCAGGCCATCGCCGACCAGAAGGTCAAGGACAAGGAGAGCGCCAAGACCTCCGCCGAGACCGCCAAGTCCGACGCCGAGACCGCCGCCCGCGACGCCCAGAGCGCCGTCTCCACTACCCAGACCAACCGCCAGAACCTCATCACCCAGCTGGCCGCCCAGCGCAACACCACCGTCGAGCTGGAGACGCAGTACCAGAACCAGGTCGAGGCCGAGCGCAAGGCCCGTGAGGAGGCCGCCGCCCAGGCCGCGGCCAAGGAGGCCTCGGAGAAGGCCGCCGCCGACCTCGCCCAGAGGCAGGCCGAGCAGGCCGCAGCCCAGCCCCAGGAGACGGCCCCCGCCCCCCAGGAGACGGCCCCCGCCCCCCAGGAGCAGGCGACCGAGCCCGAGCCCGCCTACCAGGCCCCGGCCCAGGACCCCGCCACCACCTCCCAGCCCGAGACCTCCGACGACGAGGACCGCGCTCCCGCGCCCGCCCCGGCCGCTGAGCCCGAGCCCGCCCCGTCGTACTCCGGCAACGCCGCCTCCATCGCCATCAGCACGGCCATGAGCTACCTCGGCACGCCCTACGTGTGGGCCGGGGAGTCGGCGTCGGGCCTGGACTGCTCCGGGCTGACGATGGTCTCCTACGAGGCCGCCGGGGTGTACCTCACCCACTCCTCGCGCGTGCAGTACGGGCAGGGCACCCACGTCCCGCTCGACGCCGCCCAGCCCGGTGACCTGGTCTTCTGGTCCTCCGACGGCAGCCAGTCCGGCATCTATCACGTGGCCATCTACCTGGGTGACGACACGATGATCGAGGCGCCGACCTTCGGCATGACCGTGCGC